A single Aminobacterium mobile DSM 12262 DNA region contains:
- the hypA gene encoding hydrogenase maturation nickel metallochaperone HypA produces the protein MHEMSLVEAVIETLLELQKSHEWNHISKVTLHVGAMRQVIPDVMSFAFLIATKDTPLAGAKMEIIEIPMSFKCKKCDRKWGEDQMDFVCPHCGSLDVDVLSGMELDIESVEVEEEHG, from the coding sequence ATGCACGAGATGTCTCTGGTTGAAGCTGTTATAGAGACTCTTTTAGAGTTACAAAAATCTCATGAATGGAATCATATTAGTAAGGTTACTCTTCACGTTGGAGCTATGAGGCAAGTGATCCCTGATGTCATGTCTTTTGCGTTTCTTATAGCCACAAAAGATACGCCTCTTGCAGGGGCTAAAATGGAGATCATAGAGATTCCCATGAGTTTTAAGTGTAAAAAATGTGACAGAAAATGGGGAGAAGATCAAATGGATTTCGTCTGTCCTCATTGTGGTTCTTTGGATGTTGACGTTTTGTCGGGTATGGAGTTGGATATAGAGTCAGTGGAGGTGGAAGAAGAACATGGCTAA
- the hypB gene encoding hydrogenase nickel incorporation protein HypB, which yields MAKIYKIQQSVMAADEEYAQQIRKEMSRRGLLVINIIGSPGAGKTTLLEATKDKAPFSFAVIEGDIATSRDAERLSKLGVPSIQINTHGGCHLEANLVKKALEELPLEDIDVIFIENVGNLVCPAEFDIGEDWKVAVSSIPEGADKPLKYPHLFSEAKAVLLTKVDLVPYVPFDMDLYKNDLFHLNPNVECIEIEALTGKGIQKWVSLVEKLLKEKRSECL from the coding sequence ATGGCTAAAATCTATAAGATTCAACAGTCCGTCATGGCAGCTGATGAAGAGTATGCCCAGCAGATTCGAAAAGAGATGTCTCGTCGAGGTCTTTTGGTTATTAATATTATAGGGTCCCCAGGGGCCGGGAAAACTACGCTACTTGAAGCGACAAAAGATAAAGCTCCCTTCTCTTTTGCTGTTATTGAAGGTGATATAGCCACTTCTCGAGATGCGGAACGTCTTTCAAAGTTGGGAGTTCCTTCAATTCAGATTAACACTCATGGGGGATGCCATCTTGAGGCGAATTTAGTGAAAAAAGCTCTCGAAGAGTTGCCTCTCGAAGATATCGATGTGATCTTTATAGAAAATGTGGGGAATTTAGTCTGTCCCGCAGAATTTGATATAGGTGAGGACTGGAAAGTAGCAGTGAGCAGTATTCCAGAAGGTGCCGACAAACCTTTGAAGTACCCGCATCTGTTTTCCGAAGCCAAAGCTGTTCTTCTTACAAAGGTAGATCTCGTTCCTTACGTTCCCTTTGATATGGATTTATATAAGAATGATCTTTTTCACTTAAATCCCAATGTAGAATGTATTGAGATAGAAGCGTTGACAGGCAAGGGTATTCAGAAGTGGGTATCCTTGGTGGAGAAATTATTAAAGGAGAAGCGTTCTGAATGTCTGTAA
- a CDS encoding ATP-dependent helicase, with translation MSVNDPILEKLNPRQQEAVSYCDGPLLVLAGAGSGKTRVLTHKVAYLINKGYASPRGILAVTFTNKAAREMKERVISLIGDSAAIMQVSTFHSYGLHFLFRNSDQLEFLGLKKGFAIFDRNDSRSLVKKVMEELRLDPKQIDPSHVLDRISKAKTEGNPKTLEPLGLEGIEHQVYSLYNEELRKQNAIDFDDLLILPLHLLTVDSDLRKREQERLDWILVDEYQDVNKPQYLLLRRLIGTSGRIMVVGDPDQSIYGWRGADMTMILNFEKDFPAAKVVVLDQNYRSTGNILKAANSVIMSNERRRKKNLWTARDMGDKIRVLLSPNEYKEAEFIMSEIKKLHDFQGYKYGDMAILYRINAMSRIYEQKCIERGVPYRVVRGTAFYDRKEIKEMLSYMRLAVNPADLASLSRVANVPARGLGKKSLEKLGETLGSLSAMEAHQIWAVIEEGKELTLSGKARAGAMELALHMSAILKKSQNFQDVLLYILDGIGYQEQLKKDDPEGWEERVENIRELGSLVSSGGDLAEVLAEVALFTDLETTDLGDLGAVNFLTLHAAKGLEFPVVFLVGLEEAIFPHFKCMEDQESLEEERRLCYVGMTRAEEKLYMTGARSRRLFGSVFRNGLSRFLWEIPDGNKEVEDQGEEEMSYAGFGRDRRRRGW, from the coding sequence ATGTCTGTAAATGACCCTATTTTAGAGAAGTTGAATCCGCGGCAACAGGAGGCTGTTTCTTATTGCGACGGTCCATTACTCGTTCTTGCTGGAGCAGGAAGTGGCAAAACAAGAGTTTTAACTCATAAAGTAGCCTACCTTATTAATAAGGGATATGCCTCCCCGCGGGGGATACTTGCTGTAACGTTCACGAATAAAGCAGCCCGGGAAATGAAAGAGCGTGTAATATCCCTAATCGGAGATTCTGCGGCTATAATGCAAGTGAGTACTTTCCATTCTTATGGCCTTCATTTTCTTTTTCGAAATAGCGACCAGCTAGAATTTCTTGGCCTCAAAAAAGGTTTTGCTATTTTTGATCGTAACGATAGCCGATCTCTCGTGAAGAAAGTAATGGAGGAATTGCGCCTCGATCCGAAACAAATTGATCCATCCCATGTTCTTGATAGAATTTCGAAGGCAAAAACAGAAGGAAATCCTAAAACTTTAGAGCCTTTAGGATTGGAGGGCATAGAACATCAAGTTTATAGCCTATACAATGAAGAGTTGAGGAAGCAGAATGCTATAGATTTTGATGATCTCCTGATCCTCCCCCTCCATCTTTTAACTGTTGATAGCGACCTTCGAAAGAGGGAGCAGGAACGGCTTGATTGGATTTTGGTCGATGAATATCAGGACGTAAATAAGCCTCAATATCTTCTTTTACGCCGTCTTATAGGTACTTCAGGTCGAATTATGGTTGTAGGAGATCCAGACCAATCTATTTATGGATGGCGAGGGGCTGATATGACCATGATCCTTAACTTCGAGAAAGATTTCCCTGCTGCGAAAGTGGTGGTCTTGGATCAGAATTATCGATCCACAGGAAATATTCTGAAAGCTGCAAACTCAGTGATTATGAGCAACGAGCGGCGCAGGAAGAAGAATCTGTGGACAGCCCGAGATATGGGAGATAAAATACGCGTCCTTCTTTCACCTAACGAATATAAAGAAGCTGAATTTATTATGTCGGAAATAAAAAAACTTCATGATTTTCAAGGATATAAATATGGCGATATGGCAATTCTTTATCGCATTAATGCTATGAGCCGAATTTACGAGCAGAAATGCATAGAGCGGGGCGTTCCCTATCGTGTTGTGAGGGGTACGGCGTTTTATGACAGAAAAGAAATAAAAGAAATGCTTTCTTATATGCGTCTTGCTGTGAATCCGGCAGACTTGGCTTCTTTGTCAAGGGTAGCCAATGTTCCGGCGCGAGGGCTTGGAAAGAAAAGCCTGGAAAAGCTGGGTGAAACTCTCGGTTCTCTTTCTGCAATGGAAGCCCATCAAATTTGGGCGGTCATAGAGGAGGGGAAAGAACTTACCCTTTCGGGGAAAGCACGTGCAGGGGCTATGGAACTAGCTCTTCATATGTCGGCTATTTTAAAGAAATCCCAAAACTTCCAGGATGTGTTGCTTTATATCCTTGACGGCATTGGTTATCAGGAGCAACTGAAAAAAGATGATCCTGAAGGATGGGAAGAGCGAGTGGAAAACATCCGCGAGCTGGGGTCTCTTGTTTCTTCAGGGGGGGATCTTGCTGAAGTGTTGGCGGAGGTGGCTCTCTTTACAGATTTGGAAACTACGGATTTGGGAGATTTAGGTGCAGTAAACTTTTTGACACTTCATGCGGCTAAAGGATTGGAATTCCCAGTAGTGTTCCTTGTGGGGCTGGAAGAAGCTATCTTCCCTCATTTTAAGTGTATGGAAGACCAAGAAAGCCTTGAAGAAGAGCGTCGTCTCTGCTATGTGGGCATGACACGTGCGGAAGAAAAACTTTATATGACAGGAGCACGGAGTCGCCGGCTCTTTGGTTCTGTTTTCAGAAACGGCTTGTCTCGTTTCCTTTGGGAGATTCCCGACGGGAATAAAGAAGTTGAAGACCAAGGCGAGGAGGAGATGTCCTATGCTGGTTTTGGGCGTGACAGGAGACGTAGGGGCTGGTAA
- the coaE gene encoding dephospho-CoA kinase (Dephospho-CoA kinase (CoaE) performs the final step in coenzyme A biosynthesis.), which produces MLVLGVTGDVGAGKSTVAGLWKNHGASIIDADCIIHEIWKEPRVLKRVEERWGSCVFYHNGSINPSEIASRIFADPKEYEWLCSILHPMVRKEMERRMFALRGWIVAEIPLLFENSVPWWVDYTVYVTASTSTRLSRNVSRGWNEEEIERRERFLMNTEEKQAMADLVIQNEGSLESLEESLLRYAVAFKKMAALCVIQAYSSDEKSLRRAAVRLGASGWASRVEVQPLVNALMQNGRLSMGKRYLLRAYSCEFYWRFVEELLKNEGVNEVELLHVPRLSAALRNDLVEEMNG; this is translated from the coding sequence ATGCTGGTTTTGGGCGTGACAGGAGACGTAGGGGCTGGTAAATCTACTGTCGCTGGTCTTTGGAAAAATCACGGGGCTTCTATTATTGACGCAGATTGTATAATCCATGAAATATGGAAAGAACCCAGAGTCCTAAAAAGAGTGGAAGAGCGATGGGGAAGTTGCGTTTTTTATCATAATGGCAGCATCAATCCATCAGAGATCGCTTCTCGTATTTTTGCTGACCCCAAAGAATACGAGTGGCTTTGTTCTATTCTCCATCCTATGGTTCGTAAAGAGATGGAACGTCGGATGTTTGCTCTTCGAGGATGGATTGTAGCAGAGATTCCGCTCCTTTTTGAGAATAGTGTGCCGTGGTGGGTAGATTATACAGTGTATGTGACGGCATCTACGTCAACGAGACTTTCTCGGAACGTTTCGCGTGGATGGAATGAGGAAGAGATAGAACGTCGAGAGCGTTTCCTTATGAATACTGAAGAAAAACAGGCTATGGCTGATCTTGTGATACAGAATGAGGGGTCTTTAGAGAGTCTTGAAGAGTCTTTGTTGCGATATGCCGTTGCGTTTAAAAAAATGGCGGCTCTTTGTGTTATTCAGGCGTATAGCTCTGATGAAAAGAGTCTTCGCCGTGCGGCTGTTCGCCTGGGAGCCTCTGGCTGGGCTTCGAGGGTGGAGGTGCAGCCTTTAGTCAATGCTCTTATGCAAAATGGTCGATTATCTATGGGAAAGCGCTATTTGTTGCGAGCTTATTCTTGTGAATTTTACTGGAGATTTGTAGAGGAACTACTGAAAAACGAGGGCGTGAATGAAGTGGAGCTCCTTCATGTTCCGCGTCTATCAGCGGCCCTTCGAAATGATTTAGTGGAGGAAATGAACGGTTGA
- a CDS encoding CBS domain-containing protein has translation MKVITSHMGNDFDSIASMVAASKLYPDAILSLSGSTSRTVRDFLRKFPRRWPIVTPRKIRKDEITQLIVVDTRSRSRIGPFATLLGKKDVIVHVYDHHPPSADDIDGELIVIDPIGATTTLLVEILFERQIPITPQEATLFAMGIYEDTGGLTFGGTTERDFAAISRLKEIGADLTIIPSHIEMSFSASERRILDLLIENAWVRYINGARVVLSFTSSPIYIDGLSLFVHRLRDYFDADVALAAVKMEKRTYVVARSHEKVLDVSQFLAHLGGGGHPQASSVTLHNVRPLSILESLEKKLEESIQPRLTVEDIMTSPVMAVEPDSSVNDAYRIMIRYGHSALPVVRGDTLIGIITRKDLDKAQLHGFGLALVKEFMTEGVISISKEASIAEAHRILVFHNIGRLPVLDGKILVGIVTRTDLVRALYPESLPPEERKIASELPWSADLSDLLMVRLAPPQQAILQKLGERAQTLGMKAYIVGGIVRDLMLGREGLDLDVVVEGSAVDFLKSLDWEGCRVSVHERYKTGTLIFPDGMKVDVATARREFYEYPLAQPKVASDSLKHDLYRRDFTINAMAISITPDTWGTLIDYFGGRRDLKKKVLKVLHNLSFVEDPTRVIRGIRLEQRLGFRMEDNTLRLLKSCLRGGLLSRLSGFRLRSELELLFQEKAPYPGMKRMAELGAWDILFPGIRIGNVVIRTFRRLSAFLIRISRDFPDFKGAEWLAFLAALVMESSESLQFSVLDRLNLSPKEREIMEESLQGLRTADQELGGRAARKNSEIYHYLKEVSPVAALFWSAATERWRVRRRILLYLSRLHSTHSSLTGHDLIRMGYKGGPSLGRILSKLKDSCLDEELPSREEELIWLETHFPKGE, from the coding sequence TTGAAAGTTATAACGAGCCATATGGGGAACGATTTTGATTCCATAGCAAGTATGGTTGCCGCTTCGAAACTTTATCCCGACGCCATACTCTCTCTTTCTGGCTCTACAAGCCGGACGGTTCGGGATTTTTTGCGAAAATTTCCTCGTCGCTGGCCTATTGTGACTCCCCGAAAAATTAGGAAAGATGAGATTACTCAGCTCATTGTAGTTGATACCCGTTCCCGGTCGCGCATCGGTCCTTTCGCAACTCTTTTGGGGAAAAAAGATGTTATTGTTCATGTTTATGATCATCATCCTCCCTCCGCCGATGATATTGACGGAGAGCTGATAGTTATAGATCCTATAGGTGCCACTACTACCTTGTTGGTTGAAATTCTTTTTGAACGGCAAATCCCCATTACGCCTCAAGAAGCGACGCTTTTCGCTATGGGAATATATGAAGATACAGGCGGACTGACTTTCGGGGGAACGACTGAAAGAGATTTTGCTGCTATATCTCGGCTTAAAGAGATAGGGGCCGATTTGACTATTATTCCTTCCCATATTGAAATGAGCTTTTCTGCTTCGGAGCGGCGAATTCTCGACTTATTAATTGAAAATGCATGGGTTCGCTATATTAACGGGGCCAGGGTTGTACTTTCTTTTACCTCTTCCCCAATATATATAGATGGGTTATCCCTTTTCGTTCATCGGCTTCGAGACTATTTCGATGCGGATGTAGCCTTGGCTGCTGTTAAGATGGAGAAGAGGACATATGTAGTGGCGAGAAGTCACGAGAAGGTGCTTGATGTTTCTCAGTTTTTAGCTCATCTGGGAGGAGGGGGGCATCCTCAGGCCTCGTCTGTAACGCTTCATAATGTTCGTCCGCTCTCTATTCTAGAGAGCCTTGAGAAAAAACTAGAGGAATCCATTCAACCTCGCTTAACCGTTGAAGACATTATGACAAGTCCTGTCATGGCGGTAGAACCTGATTCTTCAGTGAATGATGCATATAGAATCATGATTCGTTATGGACATTCAGCCCTTCCGGTTGTACGAGGAGACACTCTAATAGGTATTATTACCCGAAAGGACCTTGATAAGGCTCAACTTCACGGTTTTGGCCTGGCTCTTGTAAAAGAATTTATGACAGAGGGTGTTATCTCTATTTCAAAAGAGGCATCTATAGCGGAAGCTCACCGTATCCTGGTTTTTCACAATATAGGAAGATTGCCTGTTTTGGATGGGAAGATTCTTGTTGGTATTGTAACTCGCACTGATCTTGTTCGCGCACTTTATCCAGAATCCCTTCCGCCGGAAGAGCGAAAAATAGCTTCAGAGCTTCCATGGTCGGCCGATCTTTCCGACCTGTTGATGGTTCGACTGGCACCCCCACAACAGGCTATATTGCAGAAACTGGGAGAACGTGCGCAGACCCTTGGTATGAAAGCATATATTGTGGGCGGAATTGTACGGGATCTTATGTTGGGCCGAGAGGGTCTCGATTTAGATGTGGTGGTGGAAGGCAGCGCGGTGGATTTTTTGAAAAGTCTGGATTGGGAGGGATGTCGAGTTTCTGTTCATGAACGTTATAAAACAGGAACGCTTATTTTCCCTGATGGAATGAAGGTTGATGTGGCAACAGCGAGACGGGAGTTTTATGAATATCCCCTCGCCCAACCCAAAGTGGCAAGTGATTCATTGAAACACGACCTGTATCGCCGCGATTTTACTATTAATGCCATGGCTATTTCCATTACCCCTGATACATGGGGAACTCTGATAGATTATTTTGGTGGCCGCCGAGACCTGAAGAAAAAGGTACTGAAGGTTTTGCATAACTTAAGTTTCGTAGAGGATCCAACTCGCGTTATTCGTGGAATTCGCTTAGAACAACGGCTTGGTTTCCGCATGGAGGATAATACGTTGCGCCTTCTGAAAAGTTGCTTGAGGGGGGGGCTCCTTTCGAGGTTGTCCGGGTTTCGTCTGCGAAGCGAGCTGGAACTTTTATTTCAGGAAAAAGCTCCTTATCCGGGAATGAAACGAATGGCCGAGTTAGGAGCTTGGGATATTTTATTTCCAGGAATACGGATTGGAAATGTAGTTATTCGTACATTCCGTCGCCTTTCGGCTTTTCTCATCCGCATTTCCAGAGATTTCCCAGATTTTAAGGGAGCAGAGTGGCTTGCTTTCCTCGCAGCTCTTGTTATGGAGTCGTCTGAGAGTCTTCAATTTTCTGTCTTAGATCGCTTGAACCTGTCTCCTAAAGAGCGGGAAATTATGGAGGAGTCTCTTCAGGGGCTTCGTACAGCTGATCAAGAGCTCGGAGGAAGAGCCGCTAGAAAAAACTCAGAAATTTATCACTATTTAAAGGAAGTTTCTCCAGTAGCAGCCCTTTTCTGGAGTGCAGCGACAGAGAGATGGAGAGTGCGTCGGCGAATACTTTTGTATCTCTCTCGACTGCACAGTACGCATAGCAGCCTCACTGGACATGATTTGATCCGGATGGGATATAAAGGAGGCCCTAGCCTGGGGCGTATCCTTTCTAAACTGAAGGATAGTTGCCTTGATGAGGAGCTACCATCTCGAGAAGAAGAGCTGATATGGCTTGAAACCCATTTCCCTAAAGGAGAGTGA
- a CDS encoding site-2 protease family protein, whose product MFRFPPIAELLLSLPAILWAITFHEFCHGYVAYLLGDPTAERAGRLSLNPLAHLDPIGALMLLFFRFGWAKPVPIDPRYFKNPRRDIVLVSLAGAAGNLASAMFCGLLVRLFPYFFLGNPALRLFMFLMVAINVGLAVFNLIPIPPLDGSKILYYFLPPRWIEKYFWLERYGFIILMVLLGLGIIPAIMSPISYAIIRWIL is encoded by the coding sequence ATGTTCCGTTTTCCACCTATTGCTGAATTATTGTTGAGTTTGCCTGCTATATTGTGGGCTATAACCTTTCATGAATTTTGTCATGGTTATGTAGCGTACCTTCTTGGAGATCCTACAGCAGAGAGAGCTGGGAGGTTATCTCTTAATCCCTTAGCGCACTTAGACCCTATTGGAGCTCTTATGCTCCTTTTCTTCAGATTTGGATGGGCGAAACCTGTTCCTATTGACCCAAGATATTTTAAAAACCCTCGACGGGATATAGTTCTTGTTTCCCTTGCTGGAGCAGCTGGTAACTTGGCAAGCGCCATGTTTTGCGGTCTTTTAGTACGGCTTTTTCCTTATTTCTTTCTTGGGAATCCAGCTTTACGCCTTTTCATGTTCCTCATGGTAGCTATAAATGTGGGACTCGCGGTGTTTAATCTTATCCCTATTCCTCCTCTCGATGGTTCAAAAATACTCTATTACTTCTTACCGCCCCGTTGGATTGAAAAATATTTTTGGCTTGAACGCTATGGTTTTATTATTCTCATGGTCCTTTTGGGGTTAGGTATTATCCCGGCTATTATGAGCCCCATTTCTTATGCCATCATACGATGGATTCTTTAA
- the surE gene encoding 5'/3'-nucleotidase SurE — protein MNILLTNDDGIYAPGLMALAKHLASKGFLWSVVAPDRERSSVGHAITLTRPLRLWNIDQSPYIPGQKVYACDGTPSDCVVLGVEEVQSETDMVISGINNGPNVGDDLTYSGTVSAAMEGVILGRRAIAVSLNCSSRDSECHYETAAIVVEKVLAVLEEEPLPEGVLLNINVPNLPIAMLKGIKVTRKGVRLYEGKVTKLEDPKGHVYFWISGQPEDQLVEGCDVWALANGYVSITPVHMDMTHYPSLERYSGNGLEKINF, from the coding sequence TTGAATATCCTATTGACTAATGACGATGGAATCTATGCCCCAGGCCTTATGGCTTTGGCCAAACATTTAGCATCGAAAGGTTTCTTATGGTCTGTAGTAGCGCCAGATAGAGAGAGAAGCAGTGTCGGTCATGCCATTACTTTAACGAGACCTCTTCGTTTGTGGAATATTGATCAGAGTCCATATATTCCGGGGCAAAAGGTTTATGCTTGTGACGGTACTCCTTCCGATTGCGTTGTATTGGGAGTTGAGGAGGTTCAAAGTGAGACTGATATGGTTATTTCAGGCATTAACAATGGGCCTAACGTAGGAGATGATCTTACCTATTCTGGCACAGTCTCTGCGGCTATGGAAGGTGTTATCCTGGGTCGTCGTGCTATCGCCGTATCCCTGAATTGCAGTAGTCGAGATAGCGAATGTCATTATGAAACAGCGGCTATTGTAGTGGAGAAAGTGCTGGCAGTTTTAGAGGAAGAGCCTCTTCCCGAAGGGGTGTTACTCAATATTAATGTTCCTAATCTTCCGATCGCCATGTTAAAAGGAATCAAAGTAACAAGAAAAGGAGTCCGGCTTTATGAGGGGAAAGTGACGAAACTGGAAGATCCTAAGGGGCATGTTTATTTTTGGATTTCAGGTCAGCCGGAGGATCAGCTGGTAGAAGGCTGCGATGTCTGGGCTCTTGCCAACGGCTATGTCTCTATTACACCTGTTCATATGGACATGACCCATTACCCATCTCTTGAGCGGTATTCAGGGAATGGCCTTGAAAAAATAAACTTTTAG
- a CDS encoding argininosuccinate synthase — protein MGEKKVVLAYSGGLDTSVAAMWLTEQGYEVITMTADVGQSVDLEKAKNKALHSGASKAYVMDLKKEFVKEFVWPALKANALYQGTYPLNSALSRPLIAKAMAAVAKKENAGAVAHGCTGKGQDQVRMEVCTNALNPELVVLAPVRDWHFSREAEMEYAQAHGIPVLATTASPYSIDENLWGRSIECGILEDPWNEPPSDAYILTVDPWNAPDHQEFVEISFEKGIPVALNGEKMDGIALIQSLNNLAGKHGVGRIDMIEDRLVGFKSREVYECPAAITLITAHKALETLTLDKKVLAAKKEMETKFAELTYEGYWYSPLKESIDSFINTTQEYVNGVVKVRLYKGQAVVRGMKSPSSIYQMNIATYSEGDVFDHQAAVGFIKIWGLPLKTWKQVHKDKMPIEIFQ, from the coding sequence ATGGGAGAGAAGAAGGTTGTTTTAGCATACAGTGGAGGATTAGATACTTCTGTTGCTGCTATGTGGCTGACAGAACAGGGATATGAGGTCATTACCATGACAGCTGACGTGGGGCAATCTGTAGATCTGGAGAAAGCCAAAAATAAGGCTTTACATAGTGGTGCCTCTAAAGCCTACGTTATGGATCTTAAGAAGGAGTTTGTAAAGGAATTTGTGTGGCCAGCGTTGAAGGCAAATGCTCTATATCAGGGAACCTATCCTCTTAATTCGGCTCTCTCGCGCCCTCTTATAGCAAAGGCTATGGCGGCGGTGGCAAAAAAAGAGAATGCAGGCGCTGTTGCTCATGGATGTACAGGTAAAGGACAGGATCAGGTGCGAATGGAGGTATGTACTAATGCATTAAACCCTGAACTTGTCGTGTTGGCTCCTGTTCGAGATTGGCACTTTAGTCGAGAAGCTGAAATGGAGTATGCACAGGCCCACGGAATTCCTGTCTTGGCTACTACTGCATCTCCATACAGTATTGATGAAAACCTATGGGGACGTTCCATTGAGTGCGGCATTTTAGAGGATCCCTGGAATGAACCCCCTTCTGATGCCTATATCCTCACAGTGGATCCGTGGAATGCTCCAGATCATCAAGAGTTTGTGGAGATATCATTTGAAAAGGGAATTCCAGTAGCATTGAATGGAGAAAAAATGGATGGGATTGCGTTGATTCAGTCTTTAAACAATCTTGCAGGGAAACACGGTGTAGGACGTATCGATATGATCGAAGATCGTCTCGTAGGATTTAAGAGCCGAGAGGTTTACGAGTGTCCTGCCGCCATAACTTTAATTACAGCCCATAAAGCTCTTGAAACGTTAACTTTAGATAAGAAAGTGCTTGCGGCTAAAAAGGAAATGGAGACAAAGTTTGCGGAACTCACATACGAGGGCTATTGGTATTCCCCTCTGAAAGAATCTATTGATTCTTTTATAAACACGACGCAAGAATATGTAAATGGAGTTGTGAAAGTTCGACTTTACAAAGGGCAAGCAGTTGTTCGAGGCATGAAGTCTCCCAGTTCGATCTATCAAATGAATATAGCTACTTACTCAGAGGGAGATGTTTTTGATCATCAGGCAGCGGTTGGGTTCATTAAAATATGGGGATTACCGCTGAAGACGTGGAAACAGGTTCATAAAGATAAAATGCCCATAGAGATTTTTCAGTAA
- a CDS encoding transporter substrate-binding domain-containing protein produces the protein MKKNSWVFVLLVTVVVLWGGFAQAASVMEKDTIVAGTSGSYPPFEFHDKTGALVGFDIDLANEVGKRLGKKVEWVDMAFDGVIPSLLTGKIDMIAAALSITEERSKKVAFSQPYMVSLSAFVLPTNSPDVNGMEDLKGKSVAVQLATTQDVFISEVADVTVKRFPKLNDAVREVALKRADASLMDETVAETYINSEEFKGQLKKSFTVELKGAKQALAVSQEEPLFLEAINEVLTKLDEEGFIAELHKKWNTKKE, from the coding sequence ATGAAAAAAAACAGTTGGGTATTTGTTCTGTTGGTGACAGTGGTTGTTTTATGGGGTGGATTTGCACAGGCTGCATCAGTTATGGAGAAAGATACTATTGTTGCGGGTACGTCAGGTTCCTATCCGCCTTTTGAGTTTCATGATAAGACGGGAGCTCTTGTAGGGTTCGATATTGATTTGGCCAACGAAGTAGGGAAAAGGCTGGGTAAGAAAGTTGAATGGGTAGATATGGCCTTTGATGGTGTTATCCCATCTCTTTTAACAGGAAAAATTGATATGATAGCCGCTGCTCTCAGCATTACGGAGGAACGAAGCAAAAAGGTGGCTTTCTCTCAACCCTATATGGTAAGTCTCAGTGCTTTTGTACTGCCTACAAATAGCCCTGATGTAAATGGCATGGAGGATTTAAAGGGGAAAAGCGTAGCAGTACAGCTAGCTACGACACAGGATGTGTTTATCTCCGAGGTTGCGGATGTAACGGTGAAGCGCTTCCCTAAACTTAACGATGCTGTGCGAGAAGTAGCCCTAAAACGGGCTGACGCCTCTCTCATGGATGAAACGGTGGCAGAAACCTATATAAATAGTGAAGAATTTAAAGGACAACTTAAAAAATCTTTTACAGTTGAGCTGAAAGGGGCAAAACAGGCTTTGGCTGTAAGCCAAGAAGAGCCTCTTTTCCTTGAAGCTATAAATGAAGTCCTGACAAAACTTGATGAGGAAGGGTTTATTGCAGAACTTCATAAGAAATGGAATACGAAAAAAGAGTAG